ACTCAAACCGTTCAGCGCATCGCTGCGATTTTGCGCTGTTTTAGCGCGGGGAAGCCTGAAATCGGCGTGATGCAAATCAGCCGCCAGACCGAGCTGCACAAAAGTACTACTTCGCGCCTGCTGGCCTCACTGGAAGCCGAAGGGCTGGTCGATAAAAACCCCGAGAGCGGCAAATATCGCCTGGGACTGGAAATTCTCAGCCTGGCCGGGACGATACTCGAACAAATTGGTCTGCGGCAGGCTGCTCATATTCATCTGCGCGAACTGGCCGACCTGACGCAGGAGACGATCAACATTGCCGTATTGCATGGGGATGAATGTATTAACATTGAGAGCATCAAAAGCCCGCAACCCATTCAATATGCCGGGCAGTTGGGACGCAGAAATCCATTGCACTGCACTTCAACCGGAAAAATTTTTCTGGCTTATATGAGTGCCGAACAACGTCAGCAACACCTCCCCCCTCCGCTGCGCGCGTACACCCCGCACACGATCACCGATCTCGCTGAGTTGGAAGAAAATCTGAGGCAGGTGCGGGCACAAGGCTATGCCGCCGCCTATGACGAATTTGACGAAGGTCTGAGTGCCATCGCTGCCCCGATCCGCGACTTTAACGGGCTGGTGATCGCGGCGGTGAGCATTTCGGGGCCAAGTTTCCGCATGGGGGCAGAACAAAGCCAATTATACGCCGCTCACCTACTGAGCGCGTCCCGCAAAATCAGCTATCAACTCGGCAATTTTTCCAATCCCTAAATCGACCCTACTCACCCCATCAGGAGAAAAAAATGAAATCCAATCCAACCAGCACAGGCGGGATTCTCGGAGGGCAGTACCAACCCCTTTCCAAGTATGATATTGAACTGTTACACCAATC
Above is a genomic segment from Chloroflexota bacterium containing:
- a CDS encoding IclR family transcriptional regulator, which encodes MPKDNPATQTVQRIAAILRCFSAGKPEIGVMQISRQTELHKSTTSRLLASLEAEGLVDKNPESGKYRLGLEILSLAGTILEQIGLRQAAHIHLRELADLTQETINIAVLHGDECINIESIKSPQPIQYAGQLGRRNPLHCTSTGKIFLAYMSAEQRQQHLPPPLRAYTPHTITDLAELEENLRQVRAQGYAAAYDEFDEGLSAIAAPIRDFNGLVIAAVSISGPSFRMGAEQSQLYAAHLLSASRKISYQLGNFSNP